In the Olleya sp. Hel_I_94 genome, one interval contains:
- a CDS encoding 7-carboxy-7-deazaguanine synthase QueE, whose protein sequence is MKQETQDLVNKGLMLPLMEEFYTIQGEGFHKGTAAYFIRIGGCDVGCHWCDVKESWNADLHPPTSTDVIVANAKKYSDTVVVTGGEPLTWDMTALTDKLKAEGCKIHIETSGAYELTGQWDWICLSPKKMKLPTQGVYDKAHELKCIIYNKDDFKFAEAQAAKVNGDCILYLQPEWSKRDTMIPMIVDYVMANPKWKVSLQTHKYLNIP, encoded by the coding sequence ATGAAGCAAGAGACACAAGATTTAGTTAACAAAGGATTAATGTTGCCTTTAATGGAAGAGTTTTACACTATCCAAGGGGAAGGTTTCCATAAAGGAACTGCTGCTTATTTTATAAGAATTGGTGGTTGCGATGTTGGTTGTCATTGGTGCGATGTTAAAGAAAGTTGGAATGCAGATTTACATCCTCCAACTAGTACAGATGTAATAGTTGCCAATGCTAAAAAGTATAGCGATACTGTAGTAGTAACAGGAGGAGAACCGTTAACTTGGGATATGACAGCATTAACCGATAAGCTTAAGGCTGAAGGTTGTAAAATCCATATTGAAACTTCTGGTGCTTATGAGTTAACTGGTCAATGGGATTGGATTTGCTTGTCTCCAAAAAAAATGAAACTGCCTACTCAAGGTGTTTATGATAAGGCACATGAGTTAAAATGTATTATCTATAATAAAGATGACTTTAAGTTTGCGGAAGCGCAAGCAGCTAAAGTTAATGGAGATTGTATTTTATATTTACAACCAGAATGGAGTAAACGTGATACAATGATACCAATGATTGTCGATTATGTTATGGCTAATCCTAAATGGAAAGTGTCGCTACAAACACACAAGTATCTTAATATTCCGTAA
- a CDS encoding cupin domain-containing protein, with amino-acid sequence MKDKKYKIQNSPFVVPTTDGKVIEEHFGLATDGNKDISIAHMIAPAGWSEPFQTPAFDEYTYIIKGKKQFIIDGEEIILEAGQSIKIKKNTRVQYSNPFTIACEYIAICTPAFSMDLVNRED; translated from the coding sequence ATGAAAGACAAAAAATATAAAATCCAAAACAGCCCATTTGTTGTACCAACAACTGATGGTAAAGTTATTGAAGAGCACTTTGGGTTAGCCACAGATGGTAATAAAGATATTAGTATAGCACATATGATTGCTCCAGCAGGTTGGAGTGAACCTTTTCAAACACCAGCTTTTGATGAGTATACCTATATTATTAAAGGTAAAAAACAGTTTATTATTGATGGCGAAGAAATAATCCTTGAAGCTGGACAATCCATTAAAATTAAAAAAAATACTCGTGTACAATACTCCAATCCTTTTACAATTGCTTGCGAGTATATTGCAATTTGTACTCCAGCATTTTCAATGGATTTGGTAAACAGAGAAGACTAA
- a CDS encoding VOC family protein, producing MSRVSPFHLAIPVHNLQDCREFYRDVLNCEEGRSSDHWVDFNFFGHQLVIHYKAKTNDVEAANQVDGKQVPVPHFGVVLDWDAFAEFEAHLKNKNIQFIIEPYVRFEGLVGEQKTMFFKDPSGNALEFKTFRDQSQLFAK from the coding sequence ATGAGTAGAGTATCACCTTTTCATTTAGCTATTCCTGTTCACAATTTACAGGACTGTCGCGAGTTTTACAGAGATGTTTTAAACTGCGAAGAAGGAAGAAGTAGTGACCATTGGGTAGACTTTAACTTTTTTGGTCACCAATTAGTAATTCATTATAAAGCTAAAACTAACGACGTTGAAGCTGCTAACCAAGTGGATGGTAAACAAGTACCAGTACCACATTTTGGTGTGGTTTTAGATTGGGACGCTTTCGCGGAATTTGAAGCACACTTAAAAAACAAAAATATTCAGTTTATTATTGAACCTTATGTAAGATTTGAAGGTTTAGTTGGCGAGCAAAAAACCATGTTTTTTAAAGACCCTTCTGGTAATGCTTTAGAGTTTAAAACATTTAGAGATCAGTCACAGTTGTTTGCAAAGTAA
- a CDS encoding HNH endonuclease: MIRNFYNEKWKPVQFDDNVSENMSFKISNHGRLSKVEDGVDVLIENQYPINGYSTVPVIKKDGKRTARYIHKLVAQHHLDKPEDAKFVLHLDYDKSNNAVENLKWATKREKEIHQFKNPHYLTRKKVITSSKLTETEVIRLKKRLFDPNRRTRLKILARQFGVSEMQLHRIKTGENWGHVKV; encoded by the coding sequence ATGATTAGAAATTTTTACAATGAAAAATGGAAACCTGTCCAGTTTGATGACAATGTTTCTGAAAATATGTCTTTTAAAATATCAAACCATGGACGACTTAGTAAAGTTGAAGATGGAGTTGATGTTTTGATAGAAAACCAATACCCTATTAATGGGTATAGTACAGTTCCTGTTATAAAAAAAGATGGTAAGCGTACAGCAAGATATATTCACAAATTAGTTGCACAACATCATTTAGATAAACCAGAAGACGCAAAATTTGTGCTCCACTTAGATTACGATAAAAGTAATAATGCAGTCGAAAATTTAAAATGGGCAACTAAACGTGAAAAGGAAATCCATCAATTTAAAAATCCGCATTATCTTACTAGAAAAAAAGTAATAACATCCTCTAAGTTAACCGAAACAGAGGTGATTAGACTTAAAAAGCGTCTTTTTGATCCAAATAGACGTACTAGATTAAAGATTTTAGCGCGACAATTTGGAGTTTCAGAAATGCAATTACATCGTATTAAAACTGGTGAAAATTGGGGACACGTAAAAGTGTAA
- a CDS encoding bifunctional 5,10-methylenetetrahydrofolate dehydrogenase/5,10-methenyltetrahydrofolate cyclohydrolase, with product MTILDGKKVSNDIKNEIKAEVDKMKANGEKVPHLAAVIVGNDGASLTYVGSKVRACERVGFESTMVRLSNTTSEVELLDKIDELNNNPDIDGFIIQLPLPDQIDTQKVLMAVHPDKDVDGFHPMNFGKMALDMSTFIPATPFGILELLDRYNVDTKGKHTVVIGRSHIVGRPMSILMGRKGFPGNSTVTLTHSHTKNITQITSQADIIISALGVPNFLKAEMVKDDAVIIDVGITRVPDDTKERGYRITGDVDFENVSKKASHITPVPGGVGPMTIAMLLKNTLLARERHRKSNKN from the coding sequence ATGACAATTCTAGACGGAAAAAAAGTTAGTAACGACATTAAAAACGAAATCAAAGCTGAAGTCGATAAGATGAAAGCTAATGGCGAGAAAGTGCCACATCTTGCTGCAGTAATAGTAGGTAACGATGGTGCAAGTTTGACTTACGTTGGTAGTAAAGTTAGAGCTTGCGAGCGTGTAGGGTTTGAGTCTACAATGGTTAGATTGTCTAATACAACCAGTGAAGTTGAATTGTTAGATAAAATTGACGAGCTTAATAATAATCCTGATATTGATGGCTTTATTATTCAGTTACCATTACCAGACCAAATAGATACACAAAAAGTATTAATGGCTGTGCATCCAGATAAGGATGTTGATGGGTTTCATCCCATGAATTTTGGTAAAATGGCATTAGACATGTCTACCTTTATTCCAGCAACACCATTTGGTATTTTAGAGCTATTAGATAGATATAACGTAGACACTAAAGGTAAGCACACAGTGGTTATTGGTCGTTCTCATATTGTAGGTCGTCCAATGAGTATTTTAATGGGTCGTAAAGGGTTTCCTGGTAACAGTACAGTAACCTTAACACATAGTCACACTAAAAATATTACACAAATTACAAGTCAAGCAGACATTATAATTTCTGCGTTAGGTGTACCAAACTTTTTAAAAGCAGAAATGGTAAAAGATGATGCTGTTATTATTGATGTAGGTATTACTAGAGTACCTGACGACACTAAAGAAAGAGGTTACCGTATTACTGGTGATGTTGATTTTGAAAATGTTAGTAAAAAAGCTAGTCACATTACACCTGTTCCTGGTGGAGTAGGACCAATGACTATAGCCATGTTATTAAAAAACACCTTATTAGCTAGAGAACGTCACAGAAAATCTAATAAAAATTAA
- a CDS encoding helicase HerA-like domain-containing protein produces the protein MSRQDEFFNHITEGNTCKGDYITLGSAMLDGQTIKDAFVNVPLKTMNRHGLIAGATGTGKTKTLQVLAENLSDKGIPVLLMDIKGDLSGIAQPSPGHAKIDERHAKIGLPFEAKGFPVEIMSLSEQNGVRLRATVSEFGPVLLSRILDLTDTQSGVVAVIFKYCDDNKLPLLDLKDFKKILQYCTNEGKEEFQDEYGRISSASTGAILRKVIEIEQQGGDLFFGEKSFEVEDLLRTTRDGRGYINIIRLTDIQDRPKLFSTFMLSLLAEIYETLPEQGDSGKPELIMFIDEAHLIFNEASKALLNQIESIVKLIRSKGVGLYFVTQNPTDVPEGVLSQLGLKIQHALRAFTAKDRKAIKLTAQNYPDTAYYDTADVLTSLGTGEALVSALDEKGRPTPLAATMMRAPMSRMDVLTDVELQNLLDDSKLVLKYNETIDRESAYELLNKKIEAAEALQLEEDKKVEKEKAEKQSRSTTTRRRSTAQNPIIKVLTSATFIRSVFGILKRVMK, from the coding sequence ATGAGTAGACAAGACGAATTTTTTAATCATATCACAGAAGGAAATACCTGTAAAGGCGACTACATAACGTTAGGTTCGGCAATGTTAGATGGTCAAACTATAAAAGATGCTTTTGTAAACGTACCATTAAAAACTATGAATAGGCATGGTTTGATAGCTGGTGCAACTGGAACTGGTAAAACTAAAACGTTACAAGTGTTGGCAGAAAACCTTAGTGATAAAGGGATTCCGGTCTTACTTATGGATATTAAAGGAGATTTAAGTGGTATCGCACAACCTAGTCCTGGACATGCCAAAATTGACGAACGTCATGCAAAAATAGGTTTACCATTTGAAGCAAAAGGATTTCCTGTTGAAATCATGAGTTTATCCGAACAAAATGGTGTAAGATTACGTGCAACTGTTAGCGAGTTTGGTCCTGTTTTACTATCTAGAATTTTGGATCTTACAGACACGCAATCTGGCGTTGTAGCAGTTATTTTTAAATATTGTGACGACAACAAACTACCCTTGTTAGATTTAAAAGATTTTAAAAAAATATTACAATATTGCACTAATGAAGGTAAAGAAGAATTTCAGGACGAGTATGGTCGCATCTCTTCGGCATCAACAGGAGCGATTTTAAGAAAAGTTATCGAGATTGAGCAACAAGGAGGTGATTTATTTTTTGGCGAAAAAAGTTTTGAGGTCGAAGATTTATTACGCACCACTAGAGATGGTCGTGGTTACATAAACATTATTAGACTTACAGACATACAAGACAGACCAAAATTATTCTCGACATTTATGTTAAGTTTATTGGCCGAAATATATGAGACTTTACCAGAACAAGGTGACTCTGGAAAACCAGAATTAATCATGTTTATTGATGAAGCGCATTTGATATTTAACGAAGCTTCAAAAGCCTTATTAAATCAAATAGAAAGCATTGTTAAACTAATACGTAGTAAAGGTGTTGGGTTATACTTTGTAACACAAAACCCAACAGATGTACCAGAAGGAGTTTTAAGTCAATTAGGGTTAAAAATCCAACATGCTTTGCGTGCCTTTACAGCAAAAGACAGAAAAGCCATAAAGTTAACAGCACAAAACTATCCAGATACTGCATACTATGATACAGCAGATGTATTAACCTCATTAGGTACTGGAGAAGCGTTAGTGTCTGCTTTAGATGAAAAAGGAAGACCAACACCATTAGCTGCCACAATGATGCGTGCACCAATGAGTAGAATGGATGTGTTAACAGACGTCGAGTTGCAAAACTTATTGGACGACTCCAAGTTAGTTTTAAAATATAACGAAACCATAGATCGTGAAAGCGCTTATGAGCTTTTAAATAAAAAAATAGAAGCTGCTGAAGCCTTACAACTTGAAGAAGACAAAAAAGTTGAAAAAGAAAAAGCTGAAAAACAATCTAGATCAACAACCACAAGAAGACGCAGCACTGCACAAAACCCAATTATCAAAGTATTAACAAGTGCTACATTTATTAGAAGCGTTTTTGGAATTTTAAAACGCGTGATGAAATAA
- a CDS encoding TIGR02206 family membrane protein, with translation MQILSRVQFGSLEHLLPIIVAVILCWFLFYLIKTQSNHLKFKVFKGLGIFVSGFMAIFHLYKIGQGGYSLQTDLPLFLCSFMALFIFIFTFTRRFLLFEILFFWTIVGTSQGVITPDIEVGFPSYDYVRYWIVHLGLLTIIAYAIVVLKMRPKFKSVFKSFVVLQVYVLIIMVINYLLDANYSYLNNKPLSGSVLDLLGDWPNYVIIVQLALLPLFLLIYLPFFWSNKYYKTKNNNNNIY, from the coding sequence ATGCAAATACTATCTCGTGTTCAGTTTGGAAGTTTAGAGCATCTTCTGCCAATAATTGTGGCTGTAATTTTGTGTTGGTTTTTATTTTATCTAATCAAAACACAATCAAATCATCTAAAGTTTAAAGTATTTAAAGGCTTAGGTATTTTTGTGTCTGGTTTTATGGCTATTTTTCACTTGTATAAAATTGGACAAGGTGGTTACAGTTTACAAACAGATTTACCCTTGTTTTTATGTAGCTTTATGGCTTTGTTTATTTTTATATTCACTTTTACAAGACGGTTTTTACTCTTCGAAATCTTATTTTTTTGGACTATAGTAGGTACATCTCAAGGCGTTATTACACCAGATATTGAGGTAGGTTTTCCTAGTTATGATTATGTAAGGTATTGGATCGTTCATCTTGGACTTTTAACAATTATAGCCTATGCTATAGTGGTCTTAAAAATGCGACCAAAATTTAAAAGTGTATTTAAATCTTTTGTAGTACTGCAGGTTTATGTTTTGATAATTATGGTAATTAACTACCTGTTGGATGCCAACTATTCTTATTTAAATAATAAACCACTTTCTGGATCAGTATTGGATTTGTTGGGTGATTGGCCAAACTATGTAATTATAGTCCAATTAGCTTTATTACCATTGTTTTTGCTTATTTACTTGCCTTTTTTTTGGTCTAATAAATATTATAAGACAAAAAACAACAATAACAACATATATTAA
- the rluF gene encoding 23S rRNA pseudouridine(2604) synthase RluF, which translates to MEEKLTRLNKYLSEAGFCSRREGDKLIDAGRVTINGVVPEMGTKVSPNDVVAVDGEIIKNNTDKPIYLAFNKPVGIVCTTDTSVEKDNIIDYINYPKRIFPIGRLDKLSDGLIFMTDDGDIVNKILRASNNHDKEYIVTVDKPISQTFINRMASGIYLEDLDRTTKKCSVKKIDSHTFSIILTQGLNRQIRRMCEYLTYEVTSLRRVRIMNIKLDVPVGEYREFTEKELKTLHLLLEDSTKIHEAKTAKDNPSRPSRPIKEAPTKDRAKPKDQPSRESFKGERPNRERPIRNRRKDH; encoded by the coding sequence TTGGAAGAAAAATTAACAAGACTTAATAAATACCTTAGCGAAGCTGGTTTTTGCTCGCGTCGTGAAGGTGATAAATTAATTGATGCTGGACGTGTTACAATTAATGGCGTTGTACCAGAAATGGGCACAAAAGTAAGTCCAAATGATGTTGTTGCTGTAGATGGTGAAATTATTAAAAACAATACTGACAAGCCAATTTACCTTGCTTTTAACAAACCTGTAGGTATTGTATGTACTACAGATACCTCTGTTGAAAAAGACAATATTATAGATTACATAAACTATCCAAAACGTATTTTTCCTATTGGACGTTTAGATAAGTTAAGTGATGGATTAATTTTTATGACCGACGATGGTGATATTGTAAACAAAATTTTACGTGCTAGTAACAATCATGACAAAGAGTATATTGTTACTGTAGACAAACCAATATCACAAACCTTTATAAACAGAATGGCAAGTGGTATTTATCTAGAAGATTTAGATCGTACGACTAAAAAATGTTCGGTTAAAAAAATAGACTCGCATACCTTCAGTATTATTTTAACACAAGGTTTAAATAGACAGATTAGACGTATGTGCGAGTATCTAACTTATGAAGTAACCTCATTAAGACGTGTTAGAATCATGAATATTAAATTGGATGTTCCTGTTGGAGAATACAGAGAATTTACAGAAAAAGAGCTAAAAACATTGCACTTGCTTTTAGAGGATTCGACCAAGATACACGAAGCTAAAACAGCAAAAGACAATCCCTCTAGACCTAGTAGACCTATTAAAGAGGCACCAACTAAAGACAGAGCCAAACCAAAAGATCAACCAAGTAGAGAATCGTTTAAAGGAGAGCGACCTAATCGTGAGCGACCAATAAGAAACAGACGCAAAGACCATTAA
- the ffh gene encoding signal recognition particle protein, with product MFNNLSEKLDKALHVLKGHGSITEVNVAETLKEVRRALLDADVNFKIAKEFTNRVKEKALGQNVLTTLQPGQLMVKIVKDELTELMGGDVEGINMSGTPTIILMSGLQGSGKTTFSGKLANFLKTKKTKKPLLVACDVYRPAAVDQLHVVGDQIKVDVYSDKGNTDPVAIAQAGIAHAKQNGHNVVIIDTAGRLAVDEAMMKEISNIHKAIQPQETLFVVDSMTGQDAVNTAKAFNDVLNFDGVILTKLDGDTRGGAAISIKSVVNKPIKFIGTGEKMEAIDVFYPSRMADRILGMGDVVSLVERAQEQFDEVEARKLQKKIAKNQFGFDDFLKQIQQIKKMGNMKDLIGMIPGAGKMMKDIDIDDDAFKGIEAIIHSMTVKERTNPSIIDASRKKRIGKGSGTSVQEVNQLLKQFNQMSKMMKMMQGGKGKAMMQAMKNMR from the coding sequence ATGTTTAATAATTTAAGCGAAAAGTTAGATAAAGCGTTACACGTACTAAAAGGACATGGTAGCATTACAGAAGTAAACGTTGCCGAAACCCTAAAAGAAGTACGTAGAGCACTTTTAGATGCCGATGTTAACTTTAAAATTGCTAAAGAATTTACTAATAGAGTAAAAGAAAAAGCACTAGGTCAAAACGTATTAACAACGTTACAACCAGGACAATTAATGGTTAAAATCGTTAAAGACGAATTAACTGAGCTAATGGGAGGAGATGTAGAAGGCATAAACATGTCTGGTACGCCAACTATTATATTAATGTCTGGTTTACAAGGGTCTGGTAAAACTACTTTTTCAGGTAAATTAGCCAACTTTTTAAAAACCAAAAAAACTAAAAAACCTTTATTAGTAGCCTGTGACGTTTATCGTCCAGCAGCTGTAGATCAATTACATGTTGTAGGAGATCAAATAAAAGTGGATGTTTATAGTGATAAAGGAAACACAGATCCAGTAGCTATTGCACAAGCAGGTATTGCACATGCAAAGCAAAATGGACATAACGTCGTTATAATTGATACAGCTGGTCGTTTAGCTGTGGATGAAGCGATGATGAAAGAAATTTCTAACATTCACAAAGCAATACAACCACAAGAAACATTATTTGTAGTAGACTCCATGACAGGTCAAGATGCTGTAAATACAGCAAAAGCCTTTAATGATGTTTTAAACTTTGATGGTGTTATCTTAACAAAATTAGATGGTGATACACGTGGTGGAGCAGCAATATCTATTAAATCTGTAGTAAATAAACCAATTAAGTTTATTGGTACAGGAGAGAAGATGGAAGCGATTGACGTATTCTATCCTTCTCGTATGGCAGATCGTATTCTTGGAATGGGAGATGTTGTATCTTTAGTAGAGCGTGCTCAGGAACAATTTGATGAGGTAGAAGCTAGAAAATTACAAAAGAAAATCGCTAAAAATCAATTTGGTTTTGACGACTTCTTAAAGCAAATTCAGCAAATCAAGAAAATGGGTAACATGAAAGACCTTATTGGAATGATTCCTGGTGCTGGAAAAATGATGAAAGATATAGATATTGACGACGATGCCTTTAAAGGTATTGAAGCCATTATCCATTCCATGACTGTAAAAGAAAGAACAAATCCTTCTATTATCGATGCAAGTCGTAAAAAACGAATTGGTAAAGGATCAGGTACTTCTGTACAAGAAGTAAACCAATTACTTAAGCAATTTAATCAGATGAGCAAGATGATGAAAATGATGCAAGGAGGAAAAGGAAAAGCAATGATGCAAGCTATGAAAAACATGAGGTAA
- a CDS encoding alpha/beta hydrolase — MKKKIAKVLPKIIGNGLNAVSYVAPKFASAKALDIFATPRQGRFKDKHQPFLNTANQYTLNYQDHTIQTYHWVGTKKTILLAHGWESNTFRWKKLVEALQDLDYNVVSLDGPAHGKSSGTQFNAILYSEFLNVVAKHYKANVIVGHSVGGMASVFFQHKYQNDALQKMILLGAPSEFTNVFKNYVNMLGFNKRIENGLNQLVLERFNYMPSHFSAAKFSKEINLEGLIIHDKGDKIIQYDEAELISSNFKNSTLLTTDGFGHGLRDDSVNKAVINFIKA, encoded by the coding sequence ATGAAAAAGAAAATCGCAAAAGTACTTCCTAAAATAATTGGTAACGGTTTAAATGCGGTTAGTTATGTTGCTCCTAAATTTGCTAGCGCAAAAGCATTAGATATTTTTGCAACACCTAGACAAGGACGTTTTAAAGACAAACATCAACCATTTTTAAATACAGCTAACCAATACACTTTAAACTATCAAGACCACACCATACAAACTTACCACTGGGTAGGTACAAAAAAAACCATCTTACTTGCACATGGTTGGGAAAGCAATACTTTTAGATGGAAAAAATTAGTCGAAGCTTTACAGGATTTAGATTACAATGTCGTGTCTTTAGATGGTCCTGCTCATGGTAAATCTAGTGGTACGCAGTTTAATGCTATTTTGTATTCCGAGTTTTTAAATGTTGTTGCAAAACATTACAAGGCTAACGTAATTGTTGGACATTCAGTTGGTGGAATGGCATCTGTGTTTTTTCAACATAAATACCAAAATGACGCTTTACAAAAAATGATTTTGCTTGGCGCACCTTCAGAGTTTACAAATGTTTTTAAAAACTATGTTAACATGTTAGGGTTTAATAAGCGCATTGAAAATGGACTAAATCAGCTAGTTTTAGAACGTTTTAATTATATGCCTTCACATTTCTCGGCAGCTAAATTTTCAAAAGAAATTAATTTAGAAGGACTTATCATCCACGATAAAGGTGATAAGATTATACAATATGATGAGGCTGAGCTAATTTCATCTAACTTTAAAAATTCAACATTACTAACTACAGATGGTTTTGGTCATGGATTACGTGATGATAGCGTAAACAAAGCTGTTATTAATTTTATTAAAGCATAA